A single region of the Bacillus sp. SM2101 genome encodes:
- a CDS encoding sulfurtransferase TusA family protein, which produces MISNKVLDTKGLSCPMPIVKTKRAINEMNSGEILEIHATDKGATKDLTAWANATGHELLKATDENNVFKFWIKKG; this is translated from the coding sequence TTGATTTCAAATAAAGTACTCGACACAAAAGGCTTATCATGTCCAATGCCAATCGTAAAAACAAAGAGAGCAATTAATGAAATGAATTCAGGTGAAATTTTAGAAATACATGCTACTGACAAAGGTGCAACAAAAGATCTTACAGCATGGGCAAATGCTACAGGCCATGAATTGTTGAAAGCGACTGATGAAAACAACGTATTTAAATTTTGGATTAAAAAAGGGTAG
- a CDS encoding metal-sensitive transcriptional regulator — protein MEYNNQVKNRVKRTEGQIRGVLKMMEEDKDCKEVITQLSAARAAIDRTIGVIVSSNLVECVENADEKGYKKEEIVKEAVNLLVKSR, from the coding sequence ATGGAATACAATAATCAAGTGAAGAATAGAGTAAAAAGAACTGAAGGACAAATTAGAGGAGTCTTAAAAATGATGGAGGAAGACAAAGACTGTAAAGAGGTAATTACACAATTATCAGCAGCACGAGCTGCCATCGATCGTACAATTGGTGTAATCGTTAGCTCTAATTTAGTTGAGTGTGTCGAAAACGCTGATGAAAAGGGCTATAAAAAAGAAGAAATAGTGAAAGAAGCAGTAAATTTATTAGTTAAAAGTAGATAA
- a CDS encoding ABC transporter ATP-binding protein codes for MSKLDIVIECHNVTKIYNNNNQVQNIHFTVQKGTCLALCGSNGAGKSTIIKMLIGIITPTSGEIYLNKHKVSAKNTFYKSMFSYMPDSMVFPKTLTGYEVLTFFAKLEKLPLNQVTKFIRLVGLENDQHKKVKEYSKGMQQRLALAQALLSESPILVLDEPTNGLDPYWVRRFKQIIKHEQEKGKTIIFSSHVLSVVEDLADTVVFINQGQMLINDSIHNLCSRDGEYRSLEEVFFHSVHSSV; via the coding sequence ATGAGTAAACTGGACATCGTGATAGAATGCCATAATGTCACAAAAATTTATAATAACAATAATCAAGTACAAAATATCCATTTTACAGTTCAAAAAGGAACATGTCTTGCTCTTTGTGGCAGTAATGGTGCTGGGAAAAGTACTATTATAAAGATGCTAATCGGTATTATTACTCCCACATCTGGAGAAATCTATTTGAATAAACATAAAGTTTCTGCTAAAAACACCTTCTATAAATCAATGTTTTCTTATATGCCGGATAGCATGGTTTTCCCGAAAACTTTAACTGGATATGAAGTACTCACTTTTTTTGCAAAGCTAGAAAAATTGCCACTCAATCAAGTAACAAAATTTATTCGCTTAGTCGGGTTAGAGAACGACCAACATAAAAAAGTAAAAGAATATTCAAAGGGGATGCAGCAAAGACTTGCACTCGCTCAAGCTTTGTTATCTGAATCACCTATCCTCGTATTAGATGAACCAACTAACGGACTGGACCCATACTGGGTACGTCGCTTTAAACAAATTATCAAACATGAACAAGAGAAAGGCAAAACGATCATTTTTTCATCTCATGTCCTTTCAGTTGTTGAAGATCTTGCAGATACAGTTGTTTTTATCAATCAAGGTCAAATGCTAATCAATGATTCAATTCACAATCTGTGCAGTAGAGATGGCGAATATCGATCTCTTGAAGAAGTTTTCTTTCATTCAGTTCACTCCAGCGTATAA
- the menC gene encoding o-succinylbenzoate synthase: MKLLSPFVSSLETVQNRESVLIEIKDREGFIGWGEVVAFSSPWYTEETIKTSLHMLEDFLIPKLFAESITHPSEVFGVLANVKRNRMAKAGLETAVWDLFAKRQNVSLASLLGGKKKSVDAGVVVGLDSTKNMLKTIERRLLEGYRRIKIKIAPDEDVEIIKEIKKEFPKIPLMVDANSAYNLADIDRLKALDEYELMMIEQPLASDDIIDHAKAQRVLKTPICLDESITSYDDARKAIELGSCQIMNVKIGRVGGLYEAIRIHDICKSNNIPVWCGGMLETGISRAHNIALASLENFSIPGDISASSRYWERDVIIPEVTVNRGQVDVPNNPGIGFDINYKFLEEITITKKQFLRK, translated from the coding sequence ATGAAGTTATTATCCCCATTTGTGTCAAGCTTGGAAACTGTTCAAAATAGGGAATCAGTATTAATTGAAATAAAAGATCGTGAAGGTTTTATTGGGTGGGGAGAAGTAGTTGCGTTCTCTTCGCCATGGTATACAGAGGAAACGATTAAAACGTCGCTACATATGTTAGAAGATTTTTTAATTCCAAAGCTATTTGCAGAGTCTATTACACATCCATCTGAAGTATTTGGTGTGTTAGCTAATGTAAAACGAAATCGAATGGCAAAAGCAGGTTTGGAAACAGCAGTATGGGATTTATTTGCGAAAAGGCAAAATGTTTCACTAGCTAGCTTGCTTGGCGGTAAGAAGAAATCTGTTGATGCTGGGGTTGTAGTTGGGTTGGATAGCACGAAAAACATGCTGAAAACTATAGAAAGGAGATTATTAGAAGGGTACCGAAGAATAAAAATAAAAATTGCACCTGATGAAGATGTGGAAATTATTAAGGAGATTAAAAAAGAATTTCCTAAGATTCCTTTAATGGTAGACGCTAATTCAGCTTACAACCTAGCAGACATAGATCGATTAAAGGCTTTAGATGAATATGAATTAATGATGATTGAGCAGCCCCTTGCCTCTGATGATATTATCGACCATGCTAAGGCTCAACGCGTGCTCAAAACACCAATTTGTTTGGATGAGAGTATAACGTCATATGATGATGCTAGAAAAGCAATCGAGCTAGGCAGCTGTCAAATTATGAATGTTAAAATTGGTCGTGTAGGTGGTTTATATGAAGCTATTCGGATTCATGATATTTGTAAATCAAATAATATACCTGTGTGGTGTGGTGGCATGCTTGAAACAGGGATATCGAGGGCACATAATATAGCTTTAGCTTCTTTAGAAAACTTTTCTATTCCTGGAGATATTTCAGCGTCATCGAGGTATTGGGAACGAGATGTCATTATTCCTGAAGTTACTGTTAATCGTGGACAAGTGGATGTTCCGAACAACCCAGGGATTGGTTTTGATATTAATTATAAGTTCCTTGAAGAAATTACGATAACTAAAAAACAGTTCCTGAGGAAATAG
- a CDS encoding o-succinylbenzoate--CoA ligase: MQQVIPNFLLQRAKLTPNRIAVTYHKEQITFLNLHERAITKARKLHSFGVKKDDTVAILMNNSIEFIEIIHALKHIGAITVFLNTRLTEAEITWQIVDARVDYFITEDAFSNISKGIANENPLLNIVSVKQLDRLQETEFSLIEEFPLHEIDTIMYTSGTTGKPKGVIQTYGNHWWSAVGSALNLGLHEKDRWLLAVPIFHISGLSILMRSVIYGMTVILHDRFIPSQINQSITRDGATIVSVVAVMLQKMIDELEDHSYPPYFRCMLTGGGPVPTPLLKKCKERAIPVFQTYGMTETASQIVTLTPEDSLNKVGSAGKPLFPAQVRIEKDGDIVAANETGEIVVKGPNVTSGYLFQEEITRKAIINDWFYTGDIGYIDDDGFLYVLDRRSDLIISGGENIYPAEIESVLLSHQDIDEAGVIGVFDKTWGQVPCAFIKCKNDVDVSESELIQYCSTRLAKYKVPNKIVFVQELPRNASNKLLRRKLYEYIRN, translated from the coding sequence ATGCAACAAGTCATTCCAAACTTTTTACTACAACGGGCTAAATTAACTCCTAACCGTATTGCCGTTACTTATCATAAAGAGCAAATTACATTTTTAAATTTACACGAACGGGCTATAACGAAGGCAAGAAAGTTACACTCTTTTGGTGTGAAAAAGGATGATACAGTAGCAATATTAATGAATAATAGTATAGAATTTATCGAAATCATCCATGCGTTAAAACATATTGGTGCCATTACTGTTTTCCTTAATACTCGGCTAACTGAAGCAGAAATTACATGGCAAATTGTTGATGCTAGAGTAGATTATTTTATTACTGAGGATGCATTTTCTAACATTTCTAAAGGAATAGCTAATGAAAATCCTTTATTGAATATAGTAAGTGTGAAACAACTTGATCGTTTACAAGAAACGGAATTTTCGTTAATTGAAGAATTTCCTTTACATGAAATCGATACAATCATGTATACATCAGGAACGACTGGCAAACCGAAAGGTGTTATTCAAACATACGGTAATCATTGGTGGAGTGCTGTTGGCTCTGCTTTGAATTTAGGTTTACATGAGAAGGATCGTTGGTTGTTGGCGGTTCCTATATTTCATATAAGTGGATTATCAATTTTGATGAGGAGTGTTATATATGGAATGACTGTCATTCTTCATGACCGGTTTATTCCATCTCAAATAAATCAATCGATCACGCGTGATGGGGCAACAATTGTTTCTGTCGTAGCTGTTATGCTTCAAAAAATGATAGATGAGCTAGAAGATCATTCTTACCCACCCTATTTTCGATGCATGTTAACAGGTGGTGGGCCTGTGCCAACACCATTACTTAAAAAGTGTAAGGAAAGAGCCATACCGGTTTTTCAAACATATGGTATGACCGAAACAGCATCGCAAATCGTTACACTCACACCTGAAGATAGCCTCAACAAGGTCGGGTCGGCGGGAAAACCATTATTCCCTGCTCAAGTACGAATTGAGAAAGACGGAGACATAGTTGCAGCAAATGAAACTGGTGAAATTGTTGTAAAAGGTCCAAATGTAACAAGCGGTTATTTATTTCAAGAAGAAATTACTAGAAAAGCAATTATTAACGATTGGTTTTATACAGGAGATATAGGCTATATTGATGATGATGGATTTTTGTATGTACTCGATCGACGATCTGACCTCATTATATCTGGTGGGGAAAATATCTATCCAGCAGAAATAGAATCCGTCCTACTTTCACATCAAGATATTGACGAAGCAGGAGTAATAGGAGTGTTTGATAAAACGTGGGGACAAGTACCATGTGCTTTTATCAAATGTAAGAATGATGTAGACGTTTCAGAAAGTGAGCTTATTCAATATTGTTCGACTAGGCTTGCAAAGTATAAAGTTCCTAATAAAATTGTGTTTGTTCAGGAGCTGCCAAGAAACGCAAGCAATAAACTATTACGTAGGAAACTATATGAGTATATAAGAAATTAA
- a CDS encoding ABC transporter permease subunit, with amino-acid sequence MSIWIIAKQELKLMTRSRWIPSFALLFTTLAVTIVYFSGMNTEAGYDGFTRMTGSLLNLSLFLIPLVTLLTGSSFIAGEKEDGGFSLLLTYALPPRKFLIGKYIGMLIALASVIFLGYGLAGVILLLQHGSISTTLFLLFVFFTLLLTMMFLAVAICIGVISTNRFEALGFSLVVWATLVLFYEFGVVGLITFVDRSFVLPIITVSTLFNPVEIIRVWTILMMNSGEIFGPTLYDFTVWAQGMIGNIAFSSATTLWIISPLILANLFVKKGIRNE; translated from the coding sequence ATGAGCATATGGATTATAGCGAAACAAGAACTAAAGCTTATGACGAGAAGTAGATGGATTCCAAGTTTTGCTTTGTTATTTACGACCTTAGCAGTTACTATTGTTTATTTTAGTGGAATGAATACTGAAGCGGGCTACGATGGTTTTACTAGAATGACTGGTAGTCTTTTAAATCTATCTTTATTTCTTATTCCTTTAGTTACTCTATTAACAGGGAGCTCATTTATTGCTGGCGAAAAGGAAGACGGTGGCTTTTCTTTGTTATTAACATACGCGCTACCGCCTCGAAAGTTTCTAATTGGGAAATATATTGGCATGTTGATAGCTCTAGCTTCTGTTATTTTCCTAGGGTATGGCTTAGCTGGAGTGATACTATTATTACAGCATGGTAGTATATCAACTACATTATTTTTATTATTCGTATTTTTTACATTACTATTAACGATGATGTTTTTAGCGGTTGCAATATGCATCGGAGTTATATCTACTAATCGTTTTGAAGCATTAGGATTTAGTCTAGTAGTTTGGGCTACACTCGTGCTATTTTACGAATTTGGCGTCGTAGGTTTAATTACATTTGTTGATCGTTCATTTGTTTTACCAATCATTACGGTATCAACATTATTCAATCCAGTAGAAATTATAAGAGTGTGGACAATATTGATGATGAATAGCGGAGAAATATTTGGACCGACATTGTATGATTTCACAGTTTGGGCACAAGGAATGATAGGCAATATCGCATTTTCTTCAGCAACGACCTTATGGATAATATCGCCATTAATACTAGCAAACCTATTTGTGAAGAAGGGGATTAGAAATGAGTAA
- a CDS encoding nitrous oxide reductase accessory protein NosL, whose translation MQRNYVLLSTIMITILLSSCSKEIAFKPREINPDIDICTICNMSVAHIDHATEVILDNGEILTFDDIGCMIEYIESSEENNTAINKSYVRDIKSNEWIELQDAHFAYHQEFWTPMAYGVISFATKQQAEAYIEEEKKGELLKYVDLFNHNWDGF comes from the coding sequence ATGCAACGAAATTATGTACTGCTTTCTACAATAATGATTACAATCCTATTATCATCTTGTAGTAAAGAGATTGCTTTTAAACCACGAGAAATTAATCCAGATATAGATATTTGTACGATTTGTAACATGAGTGTTGCACATATCGATCATGCAACAGAGGTCATATTAGACAATGGTGAAATTCTAACTTTCGATGATATTGGTTGTATGATCGAATACATAGAAAGTAGTGAAGAAAATAATACAGCAATCAACAAATCATATGTTCGCGATATTAAATCTAACGAATGGATTGAATTACAAGATGCACACTTTGCCTATCATCAAGAATTTTGGACACCGATGGCTTATGGAGTTATATCTTTTGCCACGAAACAACAAGCCGAGGCTTATATTGAAGAAGAAAAAAAAGGTGAGCTGCTAAAATATGTTGATTTGTTCAATCATAACTGGGATGGATTTTAA
- a CDS encoding DsrE/DsrF/DrsH-like family protein → MGEVKKTTIVLFSGDYDKAMAAYIIANGAAAYDHEVTIFHTFWGLNALRKDQSIQVKKGFVEKMFGKMMPRGADRMGLSRMNFGGMGPKLIKNIIKKHNAVPVPQLIDMAKEQEIKLVACQMTVDLLGLKKEEIIDGVEFAGVGAYLADAEDGNVNLFI, encoded by the coding sequence ATGGGAGAAGTAAAAAAGACAACAATTGTCTTATTCAGTGGTGATTATGATAAGGCAATGGCAGCATATATTATTGCGAATGGTGCCGCAGCATATGATCATGAAGTAACTATTTTTCATACTTTTTGGGGCTTAAATGCTTTAAGAAAGGATCAGTCAATTCAAGTGAAAAAAGGCTTTGTTGAAAAAATGTTTGGCAAAATGATGCCTAGAGGTGCAGATAGAATGGGACTATCCAGGATGAACTTTGGAGGAATGGGTCCAAAACTAATTAAAAATATTATTAAAAAGCATAATGCTGTGCCTGTTCCGCAGTTGATAGATATGGCGAAGGAGCAAGAAATAAAACTGGTAGCTTGTCAAATGACTGTAGACTTATTAGGGCTTAAAAAGGAAGAAATTATCGATGGCGTTGAGTTTGCTGGAGTTGGTGCTTATTTAGCGGACGCAGAGGATGGAAATGTAAACCTGTTTATCTGA
- the menB gene encoding 1,4-dihydroxy-2-naphthoyl-CoA synthase, whose amino-acid sequence MGREWVSERKYEDILYETYNGIAKVTINRPEVRNAFRPKTVVELIDAFAYARDDANIGVIVLAGAGDEAFCAGGDQKVRGHGGYVGEDEIPRLNVLDLQRLIRVIPKPVVAMVSGYAIGGGHVLHVVCDLTIAAENAVFGQTGPKVGSFDAGYGSGYLARIVGHKKAREIWYLCRQYSAQEAMDMGLVNTVVPLEQLEDETVQWCEEMLEKSPTALRFLKAAFNADTDGLAGIQQFAGDATLLYYTTDEAKEGRDAFKEKRSPDFKQFPRFP is encoded by the coding sequence TGAGAGAAAGTACGAAGATATTTTATATGAGACTTATAATGGCATTGCAAAGGTAACGATTAATCGTCCTGAAGTACGCAATGCATTCCGTCCAAAAACTGTAGTGGAGTTGATAGATGCTTTTGCATATGCTAGAGACGATGCTAACATTGGTGTTATTGTTTTAGCTGGTGCAGGTGATGAAGCGTTTTGTGCAGGAGGAGATCAAAAGGTTCGAGGGCATGGAGGCTATGTAGGTGAAGATGAAATTCCTCGTTTAAATGTATTAGACCTTCAGCGCTTAATTCGTGTTATTCCAAAGCCAGTAGTTGCGATGGTATCTGGATATGCTATTGGTGGAGGACATGTATTACATGTTGTGTGTGATTTGACAATTGCAGCAGAAAATGCTGTTTTTGGTCAAACAGGGCCTAAAGTCGGTAGCTTTGATGCTGGCTATGGATCTGGCTACCTAGCTAGAATTGTTGGACATAAAAAAGCTCGTGAAATATGGTATTTATGTCGCCAATATAGTGCACAAGAAGCGATGGATATGGGATTAGTAAATACTGTTGTTCCTCTAGAACAACTTGAAGACGAAACCGTACAGTGGTGTGAAGAGATGCTAGAGAAAAGCCCAACAGCTCTTCGTTTCTTAAAAGCAGCATTTAATGCTGATACTGATGGCTTAGCAGGCATCCAGCAATTTGCAGGAGATGCCACTTTATTGTACTATACGACTGATGAGGCAAAAGAAGGTCGTGACGCATTTAAAGAAAAACGTAGCCCTGACTTTAAACAGTTTCCACGTTTTCCTTAA
- the nosD gene encoding nitrous oxide reductase family maturation protein NosD — protein sequence MIKKMITFTLFISFTMFPMESNAQQSHLLIVMPGTSIQQVINKAPEGGKVVITKGVYKENIFIEKPIYLIAEEGVILHGNNTGSVITIKSPEVIVEGFHITQSGRDDNDAGIFVKSSNVTIKSNTFTDVHFGIYVEGNDNHIINNFITSYPVHFAKRGNGVHLFSGNNNIVKENTINKVQDGVYIDFATNSKVIDNEITQSRYAVHFMYGEGGVVQGNYLVSNINGLMIMASERIYIYANTFAKQLSYHGYGALIYDSDDISLIDNKMIQNSNGIALQNARQCEVNHNVVAGNHVGISILANNEDCKITNNNFMGNVAQIKLITEEKGFYNNYWDDYRSFDLSGDGIGELPYKTGSMYNEILSKQPYIQFYFESPAIKIWTTVESMVPSLSVANIVDPFPLVEPISISTDITEMHERNIAIGFIAILFLLISSFIFYIGRM from the coding sequence ATGATAAAGAAAATGATTACCTTCACATTATTTATTAGTTTTACTATGTTTCCAATGGAGTCAAACGCTCAACAGAGCCATTTATTGATCGTAATGCCTGGCACTTCTATTCAACAGGTTATAAACAAAGCACCAGAAGGAGGAAAAGTCGTTATAACAAAAGGAGTATACAAGGAAAACATCTTTATTGAAAAACCTATTTACTTAATTGCTGAAGAAGGGGTAATCCTACACGGAAATAACACCGGTTCAGTAATTACAATCAAATCACCAGAGGTGATTGTAGAAGGTTTTCACATTACTCAAAGCGGAAGAGATGACAATGATGCAGGTATCTTCGTCAAGTCCTCTAACGTGACAATTAAATCTAATACATTTACTGATGTTCATTTTGGTATTTACGTTGAAGGAAATGACAACCACATTATTAATAATTTTATCACGAGCTACCCTGTACATTTTGCTAAACGTGGTAACGGTGTTCACCTGTTTTCTGGCAATAACAATATTGTGAAAGAAAATACAATTAACAAAGTGCAAGATGGCGTGTATATTGATTTTGCAACAAATAGTAAAGTTATTGATAATGAAATCACTCAATCACGTTATGCTGTACATTTCATGTATGGTGAAGGTGGAGTTGTACAGGGGAATTATTTAGTGTCCAACATCAATGGATTAATGATTATGGCATCCGAAAGAATTTACATTTATGCCAATACTTTTGCAAAGCAGCTTAGCTACCATGGATACGGAGCACTTATTTATGATTCCGATGATATTTCCTTAATTGACAACAAAATGATACAAAATAGTAACGGTATAGCTCTACAAAATGCACGTCAATGTGAAGTCAATCATAATGTCGTTGCTGGAAATCATGTAGGTATAAGTATTTTAGCTAACAATGAAGATTGCAAGATTACTAACAATAACTTTATGGGAAACGTAGCTCAAATAAAATTGATCACAGAAGAAAAGGGATTTTACAACAACTATTGGGATGATTATCGCTCATTTGATTTAAGCGGGGATGGCATAGGAGAACTACCATATAAAACAGGTTCAATGTATAACGAAATACTAAGTAAGCAGCCTTATATTCAGTTCTATTTTGAAAGTCCTGCTATTAAAATATGGACTACCGTTGAATCAATGGTCCCATCGTTAAGCGTTGCAAACATTGTTGATCCATTTCCACTTGTGGAACCAATTTCTATTTCAACAGACATTACTGAGATGCATGAAAGAAATATAGCCATTGGCTTTATTGCAATATTGTTTCTACTTATAAGTAGCTTTATATTTTATATTGGGAGGATGTAG
- a CDS encoding rhodanese-like domain-containing protein, translated as MKQITSKEVEETLRNNKTLNIIDVREVDEVRTGIIPNAIHIPLGLLEFRLHELDKSKEYIIVCRSGNRSGLATRFLEGQGFRAINMIGGMLSWKGEIGYHDLVG; from the coding sequence ATGAAGCAGATAACTAGTAAAGAAGTTGAGGAAACGTTAAGAAATAATAAAACCTTAAATATCATTGATGTTCGTGAAGTAGATGAGGTAAGGACAGGGATCATTCCAAATGCGATTCATATACCATTAGGTTTATTAGAATTTCGTTTACATGAATTAGACAAATCTAAGGAGTATATTATAGTATGTCGTTCAGGAAATAGAAGTGGTCTAGCTACACGCTTCTTAGAAGGACAAGGTTTTAGAGCAATAAATATGATTGGTGGTATGCTCTCTTGGAAGGGAGAAATAGGATATCATGATTTAGTCGGATAA
- a CDS encoding sulfurtransferase, whose translation MDYLLIIILISLTYLFYTRYFPIIGVRCVDVKRHDNHQEKFTLVDIRDYNVSHKLPYKNAVNVPMAYLKRNYNDLPKNEVHIIASDKIEKNMGIRFLRSKGYKIISYTMTDCTCK comes from the coding sequence TTGGATTATCTCTTAATAATTATACTGATTAGCTTAACTTATTTATTTTACACAAGATATTTCCCTATAATCGGTGTACGATGTGTAGATGTAAAGCGACACGATAACCATCAAGAAAAATTTACGTTAGTAGACATTAGGGATTATAATGTTTCGCATAAGTTACCTTATAAAAATGCTGTTAACGTACCTATGGCTTACTTGAAGCGAAATTATAATGACTTACCTAAAAATGAAGTTCATATTATCGCCTCAGACAAAATAGAAAAAAACATGGGTATCCGTTTTTTACGTAGTAAAGGATATAAAATAATTAGTTATACGATGACTGACTGCACTTGTAAATGA
- a CDS encoding nitrous oxide reductase accessory protein NosL produces MRKFFIFSVFLTISLGVLVGCSNSENGVEEASEVASGEQLSSQQNIDTHEVVAVEPTDEHTCAFCDMKVYGMEHEMGVFTAQIQMEDGEHYFFDDVGCLLNYERGKDEQAIAKWVRDYNSSEWIDLDGSVPVKADIITPMKYGYALFNSEKAAQTFVDERKDINAVISSWDEIDHVSHERYMKKMGQNEEGHDGN; encoded by the coding sequence ATGAGGAAGTTTTTTATTTTCTCAGTTTTTCTTACGATTAGTTTAGGAGTATTGGTGGGGTGTAGCAATAGCGAAAATGGCGTAGAGGAAGCTTCGGAGGTGGCTAGTGGTGAGCAGCTATCCTCACAACAAAATATTGATACACATGAAGTTGTTGCTGTTGAACCCACTGATGAACATACGTGTGCGTTCTGTGATATGAAGGTATATGGTATGGAACATGAAATGGGGGTATTTACAGCACAAATTCAAATGGAAGATGGTGAGCATTATTTTTTTGATGATGTTGGCTGTTTACTTAATTATGAAAGAGGCAAGGATGAACAAGCAATTGCAAAATGGGTGAGAGATTACAATTCATCAGAGTGGATTGATCTGGACGGCTCAGTTCCGGTAAAAGCGGATATCATAACACCTATGAAATATGGTTACGCATTATTTAACTCAGAAAAAGCTGCTCAAACCTTTGTTGATGAGCGTAAAGACATCAATGCTGTTATCTCTTCATGGGATGAAATTGATCATGTGTCTCATGAACGTTACATGAAAAAAATGGGGCAAAACGAAGAAGGCCATGATGGGAATTAA